Proteins encoded by one window of Glycine soja cultivar W05 chromosome 15, ASM419377v2, whole genome shotgun sequence:
- the LOC114388483 gene encoding protein STRUBBELIG-RECEPTOR FAMILY 8-like, protein MARARFPLSILLSLVFVALPLSLANTDPSDVQALEVMYNALNSPTQLTGWKIGGGDPCGESWKGVTCEGSAVVSIKLSGLGLDGTLGYLLSDLMSLRELDLSDNKIHDTIPYQLPPNLTSLNFARNNLSGNLPYSISAMVSLNYLNLSNNALSMTVGDIFASLQDLGTLDLSFNNFSGDLPPSFVALANLSSLFLQKNQLTGSLGVLVGLPLDTLNVANNNFSGWIPHELSSIRNFIYDGNSFENSPAPLPPAFTSPPPNGPHGRHHSGSGSHNKTQVSDNEKSDGHKGLTVGAVVGIVLGSVLVAAIVLLALVFCIRKQKGKKGARNFSGSLPRGVINVTPQMQEQRVKSAAVVTDLKPRPAENVTVERVAVKSGSVKQMKSPITSTLYTVASLQSATNSFSQEFIIGEGSLGRVYKADFPNGKVMAIKKIDNSALSLQEEDNFLEAVSNMSRLRHPSIVTLAGYCAEHGQRLLVYEYIANGNLHDMLHFAEDSSKALSWNARVRIALGTARALEYLHEVCLPSVVHRNFKSANILLDEELNPHLSDCGLAALTPNTERQVSTQMVGSFGYSAPEFALSGVYTVKSDVYSFGVVMLELLTGRKPLDSLRVRSEQSLVRWATPQLHDIDALAKMVDPTLNGMYPAKSLSRFADIIALCVQPEPEFRPPMSEVVQALVRLVQRASVVKRRPSEESGFGHKTPDHEAMDMPF, encoded by the exons ATGGCTCGTGCCCGTTTCCCTCTTTCAATCCTTCTCTCTCTGGTCTTCGTTGCTCTTCCTCTTTCCCTCGCCAACACTGACCCTTCTGATG TTCAAGCTCTTGAGGTCATGTACAATGCGTTGAATAGTCCAACTCAGCTAACGGGTTGGAAAATCGGTGGTGGTGATCCATGTGGAGAGTCATGGAAAGGGGTAACGTGTGAGGGATCAGCCGTTGTTTCCAT TAAACTCTCAGGTTTAGGACTCGATGGGACTCTGGGGTACCTGCTTTCGGACCTTATGTCACTCAGAGAGCT tGACTTAAGTGATAACAAGATCCATGATACAATTCCCTACCAGTTGCCACCGAATCTTACGAGCCT GAATTTTGCAAGAAATAATTTATCTGGAAATCTTCCTTATTCCATTTCTGCCATGGTTTCACTCAAttattt GAATTTAAGCAATAATGCACTCTCCATGACAGTTGGCGATATTTTTGCTAGTCTTCAAGATCTTGGTACCCT GGATCTATCTTTCAATAACTTTTCTGGGGATCTTCCTCCTTCATTTGTTGCATTGGCCAATCTTTCTTCTCT TTTCTTGCAGAAGAACCAGTTGACTGGGTCTCTTGGTGTTCTCGTTGGTTTGCCTTTGGATACTTT AAATGTTGCAAACAATAATTTCAGTGGATGGATACCCCATGAGCTTAGTTCCATCCGTAATTTCAT ATATGATGGAAATTCATTTGAGAACAGTCCTGCTCCTCTTCCGCCAGCATTTACTTCACCTCCTCCCAATGGACCTCATGGTCGTCATCATTCTGGATCTGGTTCACATAATAAAACACAAGTTTCTGATAATGAAAAATCTGATGGCCATAAGGGTTTGACAGTGGGGGCTGTCGTAGGCATTGTTTTAGGTTCAGTGCTGGTGGCTGCCATTGTGCTCCTTGCTCTTGTTTTCTGTATCCgaaagcaaaaggggaaaaaGGGTGCAAGAAATTTTAGTGGGAGCCTTCCTCGTGGAGTTATTAACG TAACTCCTCAGATGCAAGAGCAGAGGGTAAAAAGTGCTGCTGTTGTTACAGATCTCAAGCCTCGTCCTGCAGAAAATGTGACAGTTGAGAGGGTAGCTGTAAAAAGTGGATCTGTAAAGCAGATGAAGTCCCCTATAACTTCCACATTATACACAGTTGCTTCTCTCCAAAGTGCAACAAATAGCTTTAGTCAAGAATTTATTATTGGTGAAGGTTCTCTTGGCCGAGTTTACAAGGCTGATTTCCCAAATGGGAAG GTAATGGCTATTAAGAAGATCGACAACTCAGCTCTGTCATTACAGGAGGAAGACAATTTTCTTGAAGCTGTTTCTAATATGTCACGCTTGCGGCACCCAAGCATTGTGACATTGGCTGGATATTGTGCAGAGCATGGCCAACGACTTCTAGTTTATGAGTATATAGCAAATGGAAATCTGCATGACATGCTCCATTTTGCTGAAGATAGCAGCAAGGCATTGTCTTGGAATGCCCGTGTACGCATAGCACTTGGCACAGCCCGGGCTTTAGA GTACCTGCATGAAGTGTGCTTGCCTTCTGTTGTACATAGAAATTTCAAATCTGCAAATATATTACTCGATGAGGAGCTCAATCCTCACCTGTCTGACTGCGGTTTAGCTGCTTTGACACCAAACACTGAGCGACAG GTATCAACTCAGATGGTCGGTTCATTCGGTTATAGTGCTCCTGAGTTTGCATTATCAGGAGTATACACTGTAAAAAGTGATGTTTACAGCTTTGGGGTGGTTATGCTGGAACTATTGACTGGTCGGAAGCCACTTGACAG TTTGCGGGTTCGATCGGAGCAGTCACTTGTGAGGTGGGCTACACCCCAACTCCATGATATAGATGCCTTGGCCAAAATGGTTGATCCTACTTTGAACGGCATGTATCCTGCAAAGTCACTGTCACGCTTTGCTGATATCATTGCCCTCTGTGTTCAG CCGGAACCCGAATTTCGACCTCCGATGTCTGAGGTGGTGCAAGCATTGGTTCGGTTAGTGCAAAGAGCAAGTGTGGTTAAAAGACGACCCAGTGAAGAATCTGGTTTTGGTCACAAGACCCCAGACCATGAGGCCATGGACATGCCATTTTAA
- the LOC114388674 gene encoding uncharacterized protein LOC114388674 isoform X1: MAALISKRILRCSSWSLHSLGRCYFDSPSAGFASIYKPRDVCSSLSGERMLPADRSLVRSMVRQFSTSILTPGADDSAFPSDLLSKKTLATSERTIGNLDGGLCQDLLIPVTNFHNEDKGYMVFPGDVFDLPIRKDIIHRVVRWQLAKRQQGTHSTKTISEVSGTGRKPWNQKGTGRARHGSLRGPQFRGGATMHGPKPRSHAFKVNKKVRRLGLKIALSARAAEGKLLVFEDLEVPTHKTKNIVNYYNQMEDTKKLLLVDGTIDEKLKLSTQNLHYVNVLPSIGLNVYSILLHDTLVMSRAAVTKIVERMHTPINR, from the exons ATGGCAGCGTTGATTTCCAAAAGAATCCTACGTTGTTCTTCTTGGTCATTGCATTCACTAGGACGATGTTACTTTGATTCACCTAGTGCTGGGTTTGCCTCTATTTATAAACCTCGTG ATGTATGCAGCAGTTTATCTGGGGAGAGAATGTTGCCTGCAGATCGTTCTTTG GTCAGGTCTATGGTCCGACAGTTTTCTACTTCTATTTTAACTCCTGGAGCTGATGATAGTGCATTTCCATCTGATTTATTGTCCAAAAAGACTCTGGCAACATCTGAGCGTACTATAG GAAATCTAGATGGAG GGCTTTGCCAGGATCTTTTAATTCCAGTTACCAACTTTCATAATGAAGACAAGGGCTATATGGTTTTTCCTGGAGATGTTTTTGATTTACCTATTCGGAAGGACATTATTCATCGTGTTGTTAGGTGGCAGCTTGCAAAACGACAACAG GGGACTCACTCAACAAAAACTATCAGTGAGGTCAGTGGGACTGGGAGAAAGCCTTGGAATCAAAAGGGAACTGGTAGAGCAAGGCATGGTTCATTGCGTGGGCCTCAG TTCAGGGGTGGTGCCACCATGCATGGCCCTAAGCCCCGAAGCCATGCTTTCAAAGTCAATAAGAAGGTTCGGCGTCTAGGGCTGAAGATTGCTTTGTCAGCTCGTGCAGCAGAAGGAAAG CTTCTTGTGTTTGAGGATCTGGAGGTTCCCACACATAAAACCAAGAACATTGTGAATTATTACAATCAAATGGAGGATACCAAGAAACTGCTGCTTGTAGATGGCACTATAgatgaaaagttaaaattatctaCGCAAAATCTACACTATGTTAACGTACTTCCCTCAATT GGCTTGAATGTCTACAGCATTTTGCTGCATGATACACTGGTGATGTCCCGAGCTGCTGTGACCAAAATTGTTGAGCGCATGCATACCCCAATAAATCGTTGA
- the LOC114388674 gene encoding uncharacterized protein LOC114388674 isoform X2 produces the protein MAALISKRILRCSSWSLHSLGRCYFDSPSAGFASIYKPRDVCSSLSGERMLPADRSLVRSMVRQFSTSILTPGADDSAFPSDLLSKKTLATSERTIGLCQDLLIPVTNFHNEDKGYMVFPGDVFDLPIRKDIIHRVVRWQLAKRQQGTHSTKTISEVSGTGRKPWNQKGTGRARHGSLRGPQFRGGATMHGPKPRSHAFKVNKKVRRLGLKIALSARAAEGKLLVFEDLEVPTHKTKNIVNYYNQMEDTKKLLLVDGTIDEKLKLSTQNLHYVNVLPSIGLNVYSILLHDTLVMSRAAVTKIVERMHTPINR, from the exons ATGGCAGCGTTGATTTCCAAAAGAATCCTACGTTGTTCTTCTTGGTCATTGCATTCACTAGGACGATGTTACTTTGATTCACCTAGTGCTGGGTTTGCCTCTATTTATAAACCTCGTG ATGTATGCAGCAGTTTATCTGGGGAGAGAATGTTGCCTGCAGATCGTTCTTTG GTCAGGTCTATGGTCCGACAGTTTTCTACTTCTATTTTAACTCCTGGAGCTGATGATAGTGCATTTCCATCTGATTTATTGTCCAAAAAGACTCTGGCAACATCTGAGCGTACTATAG GGCTTTGCCAGGATCTTTTAATTCCAGTTACCAACTTTCATAATGAAGACAAGGGCTATATGGTTTTTCCTGGAGATGTTTTTGATTTACCTATTCGGAAGGACATTATTCATCGTGTTGTTAGGTGGCAGCTTGCAAAACGACAACAG GGGACTCACTCAACAAAAACTATCAGTGAGGTCAGTGGGACTGGGAGAAAGCCTTGGAATCAAAAGGGAACTGGTAGAGCAAGGCATGGTTCATTGCGTGGGCCTCAG TTCAGGGGTGGTGCCACCATGCATGGCCCTAAGCCCCGAAGCCATGCTTTCAAAGTCAATAAGAAGGTTCGGCGTCTAGGGCTGAAGATTGCTTTGTCAGCTCGTGCAGCAGAAGGAAAG CTTCTTGTGTTTGAGGATCTGGAGGTTCCCACACATAAAACCAAGAACATTGTGAATTATTACAATCAAATGGAGGATACCAAGAAACTGCTGCTTGTAGATGGCACTATAgatgaaaagttaaaattatctaCGCAAAATCTACACTATGTTAACGTACTTCCCTCAATT GGCTTGAATGTCTACAGCATTTTGCTGCATGATACACTGGTGATGTCCCGAGCTGCTGTGACCAAAATTGTTGAGCGCATGCATACCCCAATAAATCGTTGA